A DNA window from Brassica napus cultivar Da-Ae chromosome A4, Da-Ae, whole genome shotgun sequence contains the following coding sequences:
- the LOC106395402 gene encoding uncharacterized protein LOC106395402 produces the protein MVDLKEGKPVSSSSSSPSSSLSLSTMQIDVEMWKIAEERAQEILNTIQPICVADRSRNEIFAYVQTLVRNRLGTEVFNFGSVPLKTYLPDGDIDLTVLTPQDKEEDFAKALLSILEAESGESNFHVTDVQYVPAQVKVIKCKIKNIAVDISFNQMGGLSALCFLEQADQIFGRDHLFKRSIILIKAWCYYESRILGANTGLISTYALAVLVLHIINIGYPSLSGPLAVLFKFLDYYASFDWGKNCVTVHGPILISALPDITQTEHHEVVLNEKFVRECMESYSFSTKAVEANGRHFPVRYFNIVDPLKHSNNLGRSVTQGNVQRLKHAFTLGAKKLKDVLTLPRETMGWKLEKLFGNSLERNGKGQRLDVDEPITAFGTGRSEVSELRGDCERYFQSLVYGKWFHGEPKLWIPQGQDTSSWDTVNGQENNFYWRNVNGATSLQNMGRSRGTGTFIPKMGQQSYTDRFGSQPRTVKSSPSGSQS, from the exons ATGGTTGATCTTAAAGAGGGGAAGCCAGTctcctcatcttcatcatccCCATCATCATCTTTGTCACTATCAACAATGCAAATAGATGTAGAAATGTGGAAGATTGCTGAGGAAAGGGCTCAGGAGATACTAAACACCATCCAACCAATCTGTGTTGCCGACAGAAGTAGGAATGAGATATTCGCTTATGTCCAAACCCTTGTCAGGAATCGTCTTGGAACTGAG GTCTTTAATTTTGGTTCAGTGCCATTAAAAACCTATCTCCCAGATGGAGATATTGATCTGACAGTCCTAACTCCTCAAGATAAGGAGGAGGACTTTGCTAAAGCATTGCTCAGTATTCTTGAAGCTGAAAGCGGAGAATCTAACTTCCATGTTACTGATGTTCAGTATGTCCCAGCACAG GTCAAGGTGATaaagtgcaaaatcaagaacatTGCTGTAGATATCTCCTTTAATCAAATGGGAGGACTATCTGCTTTATGTTTTCTGGAGCAG GCTGACCAAATTTTTGGGAGAGACCACCTGTTCAAACGTAGCATCATTTTGATCAAGGCTTGGTGCTATTATGAGAGCCGTATACTCGGTGCCAACACTGGATTGATTTCAACATATGCATTGGCAGTACTAGTCTTGCATATTATCAACATAGGTTATCCATCACTGTCTGGCCCTTTAGCG GTACTGTTTAAGTTCTTGGATTACTATGCATCATTTGATTGGGGTAAGAACTGTGTCACGGTCCATGGTCCTATCCTGATATCTGCGCTTCCAGATATTACAC AAACCGAGCATCATGAAGTTGTCTTGAACGAGAAGTTCGTTAGAGAATGCATGGAGTCATATTCGTTTTCAACTAAAGCAGTTGAAGCAAACGGCCGTCATTTTCCTGTGAGGTATTTCAACATAGTGGATCCTTTGAAACACAGTAACAACCTTGGCCGTAGTGTGACACAAG GCAATGTGCAACGTTTAAAACATGCTTTTACTCTAGGAGCTAAGAAGCTCAAAGATGTGCTTACACTGCCTAGAGAAACCATGGGCTGGAAACTTGAGAAATTATTTGGTAATTCACTGGAGAGAAACGGTAAGGGACAAAGACTAGACGTGGATGAACCTATCACGGCTTTTGGCACTGGAAGATCAGAAGTTTCTGAGCTCAGAGGAGATTGTGAAAGATACTTCCAGAGTCTTGTATATGGGAAGTGGTTTCATGGTGAGCCTAAGTTATGGATCCCTCAGGGTCAGGACACAAGTTCTTGGGACACTGTGAATGGCCAAGAGAATAATTTCTATTGGAGGAATGTGAATGGAGCAACCTCGTTGCAGAACATGGGAAGATCCAGAGGAACAGGCACTTTCATTCCTAAAATG GGACAACAATCTTATACAGACAGGTTCGGTAGCCAACCGAGGACAGTGAAGTCATCGCCTTCAGGGTCTCAGTCTTAA
- the BNAA04G23320D gene encoding precursor of CEP15, whose translation MDARKINLHVLLLSFLLITEVPSILGLSTRGNTRSETEVLLHGGEYFPVMKSRKLMATNLEVDYSGDYDDGASLASPSPPVPDYDDDIYKRQGDVPSPGIGH comes from the coding sequence ATGGATGCAAGGAAGATTAATCTTCACGTTTTATTACTCTCTTTCTTACTCATCACCGAAGTTCCATCGATTCTTGGGTTGAGTACGAGAGGCAATACTAGATCGGAGACGGAAGTACTACTACATGGCGGAGAGTACTTCCCGGTGATGAAGAGCAGGAAGTTGATGGCTACAAACTTGGAAGTTGATTATTCAGGTGATTATGATGATGGAGCATCAttagcatcaccatcaccaCCAGTGCCtgattatgatgatgatatCTATAAAAGGCAAGGTGATGTTCCAAGCCCCGGTATTGGCCACTGA
- the LOC106447522 gene encoding potassium transporter 2, which produces MDLNFGKCCGSKKKESWRSVMLLAYQSLGVVYGDLSISPLYVFKSTFAEDIRHSETNEEIFGVLSFVFWTLTLVPLLKYVFIVLRADDNGEGGTFALYSLICRHVKVSLLPNRQVADEALSTYKLEHPPEKNHDSCVKRYLEKHKWLHTALLLLVLLGTCMVIGDGLLTPAISVFSAVSGLEMNMSKEHHQYAVIPITCFILICLFALQHFGTHRVGFVFAPIVLTWLLTISGIGLYNIIQWNPHVYKALSPKYMFMFLRKTRVSGWMSLGGILLCITGAEAMFADLGHFNYAAIQIAFTFLVYPALILAYMGQAAYLSQHHNSAHAIGFYISVPKCVHWPVLMIAILASVVGSQAIISGTFSIINQSQSLGCFPRVKVIHTSDKIHGQIYIPEINWMLMVLCIAVTIGFRDVKHLGNASGLAVMAVMLVTTCLMSLVIVLCWHKPPILALLFLLFFGSIELLYFSASLTKFREGAWLPILLSLFFMIIMFVWHYTTIKKYEFDLQNKVSLEWLLALGPSLGISRVPGIGLVFTDLTSGIPANFSRFVTNLPAFHRVLVFVCVKSVPVPFVPAAERYLVGRIGPVDHRSYRCIVRYGYRDVHQDVDSFETELVTKLGDFIRYDWHRRTTQEDDTVRSNESSSESRLAVIGTVAYEIEENLQPESVSIGFTTVESMEDVIEMAAPSTTTVKRVRFAVEEEDRYEEDEEAEAELRSELRDLLAAQEAGTAFILGHSHVKAKQGSSVMKRLAVNFGYNFLRRNCRGPDVALKVPPVSLLEVGMVYVI; this is translated from the exons ATGGATCTCAATTTTGGAAAATGCTGTGGTTCTAAGAAG AAGGAGTCATGGAGGTCTGTTATGCTTCTTGCTTACCAGAGTCTTGGTGTTGTCTACGGAGACTTGAGTATCTCTCCTCTCTACGTCTTCAAGAGCACTTTCGCTGAAGACATTCGTCATTCCGAGACAAACGAAGAGATCTTTGGTGTTCTGTCTTTTGTCTTCTGGACTCTTACTTTGGTCCCTTTGCTTAAGTATGTCTTCATTGTCCTTAGAGCTGATGACAACGGAGAAG GTGGAACTTTTGCTTTGTACTCACTCATCTGCCGTCATGTCAAAGTTAGCCTCCTCCCAAACAGACAAGTGGCTGATGAGGCGCTGTCCACTTATAAACTGGAGCATCCGCCGGAGAAGAACCATGACTCTTGTGTGAAGAGGTATCTTGAGAAGCACAAGTGGTTACACACTGCTTTgctgcttcttgttcttcttgggACTTGTATGgtcattggagatggtcttctCACTCCAGCTATCTCCG TTTTCTCTGCTGTGTCAGGTCTTGAGATGAACATGTCTAAAGAACATCACCAAT ATGCAGTGATTCCTATAACATGCTTCATACTGATCTGCCTTTTCGCGCTTCAGCATTTCGGAACACACCGTGTTGGGTTTGTCTTTGCGCCTATTGTCCTCACATGGCTGCTCACTATAAGCGGTATAGGCTTGTACAATATAATACAGTGGAACCCTCATGTGTACAAAGCTCTTTCTCCTAAATACATGTTCATGTTCCTGAGGAAGACTAGAGTAAGTGGGTGGATGTCTCTGGGTGGGATCTTGTTGTGTATAACCG GTGCTGAGGCCATGTTTGCTGATCTTGGTCACTTCAACTACGCTGCAATTCAG ATTGCGTTTACCTTCTTGGTGTATCCAGCTCTTATATTAGCCTACATGGGACAAGCTGCTTACCTCTCACAGCATCACAACTCTGCTCACGCGATTGGATTCTACATCTCTGTGCCAA AATGTGTGCATTGGCCTGTGCTTATGATAGCCATTCTTGCTTCCGTTGTGGGAAGCCAAGCTATCATCAGCGGCACTTTCTCAATCATTAACCAAAGCCAGTCTCTTGGATGCTTCCCTCGCGTCAAAGTCATTCACACTTCAGACAAGATCCATGGTCAGATCTACATACCGGAGATTAACTGGATGCTCATGGTTCTCTGCATTGCTGTTACTATTGGTTTCAGAGATGTCAAACACCTTGGAAATGCATCAG GTTTGGCTGTAATGGCAGTGATGCTAGTAACAACATGTCTAATGTCATTAGTCATAGTCCTATGCTGGCACAAGCCACCGATCCTAGCCCTccttttcctcctcttcttcggATCAATAGAGCTTCTCTACTTCTCAGCCTCACTAACCAAGTTCCGCGAAGGCGCGTGGCTCCCCATCCTCCTATCCCTCTTCTTCATGATCATCATGTTCGTCTGGCACTACACCACCATCAAGAAGTACGAGTTCGATCTCCAGAACAAAGTCTCCTTAGAATGGCTTCTCGCGCTAGGTCCGAGCCTAGGCATCTCTAGAGTTCCGGGTATAGGTTTGGTCTTCACCGACTTAACCTCAGGGATCCCTGCGAACTTCTCTCGGTTCGTCACAAACCTCCCTGCCTTCCACCGAGTCCTCGTCTTCGTCTGCGTGAAGTCGGTCCCTGTCCCTTTCGTTCCAGCTGCTGAGAGGTACTTAGTGGGCCGTATTGGGCCTGTCGACCACAGGTCTTACCGCTGCATCGTCCGGTACGGTTACCGTGACGTCCACCAAGACGTGGACTCGTTTGAGACGGAGCTTGTGACCAAACTTGGTGACTTCATACGTTACGACTGGCACAGAAGAACAACGCAAGAGGACGACACGGTCCGGTCCAACGAGTCCTCGAGCGAGTCGAGGTTGGCTGTGATAGGAACAGTAGCGTACGAGATAGAAGAGAATCTCCAGCCAGAGAGCGTGTCCATCGGATTCACGACCGTTGAGAGCATGGAGGACGTTATAGAAATGGCGGCGCCATCGACAACCACCGTTAAACGCGTTAGGTTTGCTGTTGAGGAAGAAGATAGGTACGAGGAGGATGAGGAAGCGGAGGCGGAGCTGAGGAGCGAGCTGAGGGATCTGTTGGCGGCGCAAGAGGCGGGGACGGCGTTTATATTGGGGCACTCGCACGTGAAGGCGAAGCAAGGGTCGTCGGTGATGAAGAGGTTGGCTGTTAACTTCGGTTATAATTTCTTGAGGAGGAACTGTAGAGGACCTGACGTGGCGCTCAAGGTACCGCCGGTTTCTCTTTTGGAAGTTGGGATGGTTTATGTTATTTGA